The following coding sequences are from one Deinococcus aerius window:
- a CDS encoding TolC family protein, giving the protein MNRLALALALTLAAPPALAQAVTLTLPGAVARALATGPDVTTARANLQKAQATLRAAQADPTSIITTLTQAQQGAAAAAATLAGTKLNVAQTVINQYLAAFEGAGSVTLNEAQVRLDERNLQIAQARLRARVATQLDVNRAQTSLNQNRQELANARAQLPVLEAQLARTLGLNTGTDLRLASPPTPPKLSLTLAALQSGLEGRLPTLVQASQAAEFAALQVRLADNDYTPVRTLQDARVALENARRNLEGAQRAANTGVRDAYRAVQDAQERVDLARQSLANAQTSLTQAQARLKAGTAAAVEVQQAQVQAQQASFAVTQAQDNLWRSLAALSVASGTDVTGLVR; this is encoded by the coding sequence ATGAACCGCCTTGCCCTCGCGCTCGCCCTGACCCTCGCCGCTCCCCCCGCGCTCGCGCAGGCGGTGACGCTGACCCTGCCTGGCGCGGTGGCCCGCGCCCTCGCCACCGGCCCCGACGTGACGACCGCCCGCGCCAACCTGCAAAAGGCGCAGGCCACCCTCCGGGCCGCGCAGGCCGACCCCACCTCTATCATCACCACCCTGACCCAGGCGCAGCAGGGGGCCGCCGCCGCCGCCGCCACGCTGGCGGGCACCAAGCTCAACGTCGCGCAGACGGTGATCAACCAGTACCTCGCCGCGTTTGAGGGAGCCGGGTCCGTGACCCTGAACGAGGCGCAGGTGCGGCTTGACGAGCGCAACCTCCAGATCGCCCAGGCCCGGCTGCGGGCGCGCGTCGCCACCCAGCTCGACGTGAACCGCGCGCAGACCAGCCTGAACCAGAACCGCCAGGAACTCGCCAATGCCCGCGCCCAGCTTCCCGTGCTGGAGGCGCAGCTCGCCCGCACCCTCGGATTGAATACGGGGACCGACCTGCGCCTCGCCTCGCCACCCACTCCGCCGAAGCTGAGCCTGACGCTCGCGGCGCTCCAGAGCGGGCTGGAGGGGCGTCTGCCCACCCTCGTGCAGGCGTCCCAGGCGGCCGAGTTCGCCGCCCTCCAGGTGCGCCTGGCGGACAACGACTACACGCCCGTCCGCACCCTTCAGGATGCCCGGGTGGCGCTGGAGAACGCCCGCCGCAACCTGGAGGGCGCGCAGCGGGCCGCGAACACCGGCGTGCGCGACGCCTACCGCGCGGTGCAGGACGCCCAGGAACGGGTGGACCTCGCCCGGCAGAGCCTCGCCAACGCGCAGACCAGCCTGACCCAGGCGCAGGCCCGCCTGAAGGCCGGGACCGCCGCCGCCGTCGAGGTGCAGCAGGCCCAGGTGCAGGCCCAGCAGGCCAGCTTCGCGGTGACCCAGGCCCAGGACAACCTCTGGCGGTCGCTCGCCGCGCTCTCGGTGGCCTCAGGCACCGACGTGACCGGACTGGTGAGGTGA
- a CDS encoding TetR/AcrR family transcriptional regulator, with protein MARPRSITDEQIVTAAREAFLEQGFSATTLEIARRAGVSEGTLFKRFATKEDLFEEAVGLRDYAVWRDELAGMVGVGQVRRNLERSALRFLETAERIVPNLMLIFSRGHAPAHNPMLERLGNPIRHDADALAAYLRAEVALGRVRPVDADVAALTLMGTLTHYVHRELMTPEPGREPLDAGRFVRGLLDLLWPGLEP; from the coding sequence ATGGCCCGCCCCCGCTCCATCACCGACGAGCAGATCGTCACGGCGGCCCGGGAGGCGTTTTTAGAGCAGGGGTTTTCCGCGACCACCCTGGAGATCGCCCGCCGGGCCGGGGTCTCGGAGGGGACCCTCTTCAAACGCTTCGCCACGAAGGAGGACCTGTTCGAGGAGGCGGTGGGGCTGCGCGACTACGCCGTCTGGCGCGACGAACTCGCCGGGATGGTCGGCGTGGGCCAGGTGCGGCGCAACCTGGAGCGCTCGGCCCTGCGCTTTCTGGAGACCGCGGAGCGGATCGTGCCCAACCTGATGCTGATCTTCTCGCGCGGGCACGCTCCCGCCCACAACCCCATGCTCGAACGCCTGGGCAACCCCATCCGCCACGACGCCGACGCCCTGGCGGCCTACCTGCGGGCCGAGGTCGCACTCGGGCGCGTCCGCCCCGTGGATGCCGACGTGGCGGCGCTCACCCTGATGGGCACCCTGACCCACTACGTCCACCGCGAGCTGATGACGCCCGAGCCGGGCCGCGAGCCGCTGGATGCCGGGCGCTTCGTGCGCGGGCTGCTGGATCTCCTCTGGCCCGGCCTGGAGCCCTGA
- a CDS encoding efflux RND transporter periplasmic adaptor subunit — translation MARRLLPLSLLLLLAACSPGGGQGGGGQTQPQASTPTGNNLDAAPAKTTALAVRTLPARPGTLTVERTLAATLRAARDSNVAAQTSGTVTKLLADEGDRVRAGQVVVQLDDTGARQALENARLQVRQAQINLDQTRTNTGQATASLQAAVQAAEASLQKARQDAQSAADLYRLGGISQADLTAARSAQAQAESALAQARNNLAQNGRGGQGSLALLQAQLESAQAGVRQAEENLTRTGVKAPFAGVVVSLAVEVGEFAGQGSPVFRLVDPGTLKATFNVTPQDARALTPGTGLNLDYGGQTYLAVVQDATGVAGSDRLVPVTARVEGGGKTLPVGGSAQVRYRATLGSGVLVPSGAVQTDGGENAVYVAEGGVARQVPVTVVAEAQGRVAVRGLNTGAQVISPVPPSLQDGARVRATPGGGEAP, via the coding sequence ATGGCCCGCCGACTTCTTCCCCTGAGCCTGCTCCTGCTCCTCGCGGCCTGCTCGCCGGGTGGGGGGCAGGGGGGCGGGGGACAGACGCAGCCCCAGGCGTCCACCCCCACGGGCAACAACCTCGACGCCGCGCCCGCCAAGACCACCGCGCTCGCCGTGCGAACTCTTCCCGCGCGGCCAGGCACCCTGACGGTGGAGCGCACCCTCGCCGCGACCCTGCGCGCCGCCCGCGACAGCAACGTGGCCGCCCAGACGAGCGGCACCGTGACCAAGCTCCTCGCCGACGAGGGCGACCGGGTCCGCGCCGGGCAGGTCGTCGTGCAGCTCGACGACACCGGGGCGCGGCAGGCGCTCGAAAACGCCCGGCTTCAGGTCCGGCAGGCGCAGATCAACCTCGACCAGACCCGCACGAACACCGGGCAGGCGACCGCCTCGCTTCAGGCCGCCGTCCAGGCTGCCGAGGCGAGCCTTCAGAAGGCGCGACAGGACGCCCAGAGTGCGGCGGACCTCTACCGGCTGGGCGGGATCAGCCAAGCGGACCTCACCGCCGCTCGCAGCGCCCAGGCGCAGGCGGAGAGTGCCCTCGCCCAGGCCCGCAACAACCTCGCGCAGAACGGTCGGGGGGGGCAGGGGAGCCTCGCCCTGCTCCAGGCGCAACTGGAGTCTGCCCAGGCGGGCGTGCGCCAGGCCGAGGAGAACCTGACGCGGACGGGCGTGAAGGCCCCCTTCGCGGGCGTGGTCGTGTCGCTCGCCGTGGAGGTCGGGGAGTTCGCCGGGCAGGGGAGCCCCGTCTTCCGGTTGGTAGACCCCGGCACCCTCAAGGCGACCTTCAACGTGACCCCGCAGGACGCGCGGGCGTTGACCCCTGGCACCGGGCTCAACCTCGACTACGGCGGCCAGACCTACCTCGCCGTCGTGCAGGACGCGACCGGTGTGGCGGGGAGCGACCGTCTGGTGCCCGTCACCGCGCGGGTGGAGGGCGGCGGGAAAACCCTCCCCGTGGGCGGCAGCGCGCAGGTCCGCTACCGGGCGACCCTGGGGAGTGGCGTGCTCGTCCCCAGCGGGGCGGTGCAGACTGACGGCGGCGAGAACGCGGTGTACGTCGCTGAAGGGGGGGTGGCCCGCCAGGTGCCCGTCACCGTCGTCGCCGAGGCGCAGGGTCGGGTCGCCGTGCGCGGCCTGAACACCGGGGCACAGGTGATCTCGCCCGTGCCGCCCAGCCTGCAAGACGGGGCGAGGGTCCGGGCCACACCTGGGGGAGGGGAGGCGCCGTGA
- a CDS encoding XRE family transcriptional regulator codes for MTKRGKRSDIAAMRGPINGLIAEQMRRKGIVNLRDFADYADVSRATVYDLVRGRSTVNGAWMKPSLDTLTKLATALERPTHELLYLIDPDAPGANIPLAAEVAQVPVAIAGRAGAGPDQLQALEGHTYVESEFTRGRDLIAFRIEGDSMAGGRHPIYQDDLVIVDRKLQGEVNNAVVARLVNDGYVCKRLRPGNILDSTNADFTDPELAVITPDRIEEVVGKVVRIIHTDL; via the coding sequence ATGACGAAGCGGGGGAAGCGGTCAGATATTGCGGCGATGAGGGGGCCGATCAACGGGCTTATCGCCGAGCAGATGCGGCGAAAGGGGATAGTGAATCTGCGCGACTTCGCCGACTACGCTGATGTGAGTCGCGCAACGGTATATGACCTTGTGCGCGGCCGGAGCACGGTCAATGGCGCCTGGATGAAGCCCAGCCTGGACACCCTCACCAAGCTCGCCACAGCCCTAGAAAGGCCCACTCACGAACTCCTGTACCTCATCGACCCGGACGCACCCGGTGCCAACATCCCCCTAGCGGCCGAGGTCGCGCAGGTGCCGGTCGCCATCGCGGGCCGTGCTGGAGCGGGACCGGACCAGCTCCAAGCGCTAGAGGGCCACACCTACGTCGAGAGCGAGTTCACCCGGGGCCGCGATTTGATCGCCTTTCGCATTGAAGGGGACTCAATGGCCGGGGGCAGGCACCCCATCTACCAGGACGACCTGGTGATCGTGGACCGCAAGCTCCAGGGCGAGGTCAACAACGCCGTGGTCGCCCGCCTTGTCAACGACGGCTACGTGTGCAAACGCCTGCGCCCGGGCAACATCCTCGACTCGACCAACGCCGATTTCACCGACCCGGAACTGGCGGTCATCACGCCCGACCGGATCGAGGAAGTGGTGGGCAAGGTCGTGCGGATCATCCACACGGACCTCTGA
- a CDS encoding helix-turn-helix domain-containing protein: MLGDQIDRRRRELGLSQRELAQKSGLSPQYISYLISGKRGQRLSVTAATGLAKALRVSKKFLQGESTYVDSPSEKSVTGAS; encoded by the coding sequence ATGCTGGGGGATCAGATCGACCGCCGCCGCCGCGAGTTGGGCCTTTCGCAGCGCGAACTGGCCCAGAAAAGCGGCCTTTCCCCGCAGTACATCAGCTATTTGATCTCCGGTAAGCGGGGACAGCGGCTGAGCGTTACGGCGGCTACCGGCCTGGCAAAAGCTCTTCGCGTCAGCAAAAAATTTTTGCAAGGGGAGTCCACTTATGTTGACAGTCCGTCTGAAAAGTCAGTCACCGGAGCGTCATGA
- a CDS encoding DDE-type integrase/transposase/recombinase codes for MSPIFSRQRKAWLLSVAECATAFTVSTRTIERRLRERGELVYAEVVTERREGGGGGKRVKYIDPSSLGWALTAELAARVGRSPLSPTPQTDTPTCDRHSPSSSSQREKLPSAVNSVSKLRPTDLVSVAAPLPPTAQALDLLPATPEPTAPITLGDLDAANSLHAELLPILRERKGTAGRSAATQRLAGEKGVTARTVRRWAEAFERGGLGELSRVMGTAPRADKGGHRLPPELVQVVRAALVSNPPTAPVRLIHRTVLRAVPDLAHVPRRNGRVIPISAATVQAIKQEMLDHPTLRLLFADADRRKEYLRTYTGQVLAAHANDLWQMDMTRCDVMVYDPEAGTIYRPRVQVVIDVYSGCIMGIAFSRREDQEQADLVLARALVRKQGPLAERWPMFGVARRLYIDNGKTYKSEHFHRIVGGLGMEIIHSRPRVSHTRGKVERFFGTLHGLERGLIGYCGENAKDRSNEELRRLYRNTLKWAEGGRLVGARDRLMTLSEYQETVLKWLIVDYHETVVHGLTRTQHFTGTAPASTLIDFDPHELQLLFARWEERVVRPDGTVMLGKTLWTTPNGRLAQYRGQTVLTLREPFALGEASRSVAWRDRQGRFQVIGSLVPAPTVADSVEAAAQRRANRLAAAEQLAQVDALRKDLFDPAVTVAGSLAAALPEQVVRPVLPAARARLDAVNPAPLPVPSAEARAFMAPMNGDDVPDDLDELSEWLRR; via the coding sequence ATGAGTCCCATTTTCAGCAGGCAGCGAAAGGCATGGCTCCTGAGTGTGGCCGAGTGTGCCACCGCCTTTACCGTGAGCACCCGTACCATCGAACGCAGGCTCCGCGAGCGGGGTGAACTCGTGTACGCCGAGGTGGTCACCGAACGCCGTGAGGGGGGCGGTGGGGGCAAGCGGGTGAAGTACATCGACCCGTCATCTCTTGGCTGGGCGCTCACGGCCGAACTCGCGGCGCGTGTCGGTCGCAGCCCCCTGTCACCGACACCTCAGACCGACACGCCAACCTGTGACCGACACAGCCCCTCGTCTTCGTCTCAGCGCGAGAAACTACCGTCTGCCGTAAATTCTGTGTCCAAGCTGCGACCGACAGATTTGGTGTCGGTCGCAGCCCCCCTCCCACCGACAGCCCAGGCCCTCGACCTCCTCCCGGCCACCCCGGAGCCCACAGCCCCGATCACCCTGGGTGACCTCGACGCGGCCAACAGCCTGCACGCCGAACTCCTCCCGATCCTGCGGGAGCGGAAGGGTACGGCGGGCCGCAGCGCCGCGACCCAGCGCCTCGCCGGGGAGAAGGGCGTGACTGCCCGCACGGTGCGTCGCTGGGCCGAGGCGTTTGAGCGTGGCGGCCTGGGTGAACTCTCGCGCGTGATGGGGACTGCCCCCCGCGCCGACAAGGGCGGCCACCGGCTCCCGCCGGAACTCGTGCAGGTCGTGCGCGCGGCCCTGGTGAGCAACCCGCCCACCGCGCCCGTGCGGCTGATCCACCGCACCGTGCTGCGGGCCGTGCCCGACCTCGCCCACGTGCCGCGCCGGAACGGGCGGGTCATCCCCATCTCGGCCGCCACGGTGCAGGCCATCAAGCAGGAGATGCTCGACCATCCCACCCTGCGGCTGCTCTTCGCGGACGCCGACCGGCGCAAGGAATACCTGCGGACCTACACGGGGCAGGTGCTCGCCGCCCATGCGAACGACCTGTGGCAGATGGACATGACCCGCTGCGACGTGATGGTCTACGACCCCGAGGCCGGGACGATCTACCGCCCGCGCGTGCAGGTCGTGATCGACGTTTATTCCGGCTGCATCATGGGCATCGCCTTCAGCCGCCGCGAGGACCAGGAGCAGGCCGACCTCGTGCTCGCCCGCGCCCTGGTGCGCAAGCAGGGCCCGCTCGCCGAGCGCTGGCCGATGTTCGGCGTCGCCCGGCGGCTCTACATCGACAACGGCAAAACCTACAAGTCCGAGCACTTCCACCGCATCGTGGGCGGCCTGGGCATGGAGATCATCCACTCGCGGCCCCGGGTGAGCCACACGCGCGGCAAGGTGGAACGCTTCTTCGGCACCTTGCACGGGTTGGAGCGCGGCCTCATCGGGTACTGCGGCGAGAACGCGAAGGACCGCTCCAACGAGGAGCTGCGGCGGCTCTACCGCAACACCTTGAAGTGGGCCGAGGGCGGGCGGCTGGTGGGGGCGCGCGACCGCCTGATGACTCTTTCCGAGTACCAGGAGACGGTCCTGAAGTGGTTGATCGTGGACTACCACGAGACGGTCGTGCATGGCCTGACCCGCACCCAGCACTTCACCGGGACCGCGCCCGCCTCCACGCTGATCGACTTCGACCCCCACGAACTGCAACTGCTGTTTGCCCGTTGGGAGGAGCGCGTCGTGCGGCCGGACGGGACCGTGATGCTGGGGAAAACCCTGTGGACCACGCCGAACGGGCGTCTGGCCCAGTACCGGGGGCAGACCGTGCTCACCCTGCGCGAGCCCTTCGCCCTGGGCGAGGCCAGCCGCTCGGTGGCGTGGAGGGACCGGCAGGGCCGCTTCCAGGTGATCGGGAGCCTCGTCCCCGCCCCCACCGTCGCAGACTCGGTGGAGGCCGCCGCCCAGCGCCGCGCCAACCGCCTCGCCGCCGCCGAGCAGCTCGCCCAGGTGGACGCGCTGCGCAAAGACCTCTTCGACCCGGCCGTCACTGTCGCCGGATCGCTCGCCGCCGCCCTGCCCGAGCAGGTCGTGCGTCCCGTGCTGCCCGCCGCCCGCGCGCGGCTGGACGCCGTGAACCCCGCCCCCCTCCCGGTGCCCAGCGCCGAAGCCCGCGCCTTTATGGCCCCCATGAACGGGGACGACGTGCCCGACGACCTGGACGAGCTGAGTGAGTGGCTCAGGAGGTAA
- a CDS encoding AAA family ATPase: protein MTQPKPKTIPLPTPTAVPPRELVRLILDGTTLDLPLDLSGNPDAPLPPRPKLTKGLKHTLARMKYAVESGSPLMLVVGTHGGGKSTAAKLFAEGQGGLYYEVPPQYRAKDVVADLCRRLGISVGEGYRLRTEVLVDFLRQHPRPILLDEAQRLKYEALDQLKYIADRAGVTVILIGSPWLENVVRRHSDISSRVWVRVEVEPITAEEFRRVYRPDGYPDPVLDAVHGVAEGVMRRAAAMLSHLDAALAHHRGMTRAELTPEHVRAAAEVVL, encoded by the coding sequence ATGACGCAACCCAAGCCCAAAACCATTCCCCTGCCGACGCCCACCGCCGTGCCCCCCCGGGAACTCGTGCGCCTGATCCTGGACGGCACGACGCTCGACCTGCCCCTCGACCTGTCGGGCAACCCGGACGCCCCGCTGCCCCCCCGGCCCAAGCTCACGAAGGGCCTGAAGCACACGCTGGCCCGCATGAAGTACGCGGTCGAGTCGGGCTCGCCGCTGATGCTCGTCGTGGGCACGCACGGCGGCGGCAAGAGCACGGCGGCGAAACTTTTCGCGGAGGGACAGGGCGGCCTGTACTACGAGGTCCCGCCCCAGTACCGCGCCAAGGACGTGGTCGCGGACCTGTGCCGCCGCCTGGGGATCAGCGTGGGCGAGGGCTACCGGCTGCGGACGGAGGTGCTGGTGGACTTCTTGCGCCAGCACCCCCGCCCGATCCTGCTGGACGAGGCGCAGCGCCTGAAGTACGAGGCGCTCGACCAGCTCAAGTACATCGCCGACCGGGCCGGGGTCACCGTCATCCTGATCGGCTCGCCCTGGCTGGAGAACGTGGTGCGGCGGCACAGCGACATCTCCTCCCGCGTGTGGGTGCGGGTGGAGGTCGAGCCCATCACCGCCGAGGAGTTCCGCCGCGTCTACCGCCCGGACGGCTACCCGGACCCGGTGCTCGACGCCGTGCATGGGGTGGCCGAGGGCGTGATGCGCCGCGCGGCCGCGATGCTCAGCCACCTCGACGCGGCGCTCGCCCACCACCGGGGCATGACCCGTGCCGAACTGACCCCCGAGCACGTGCGGGCGGCGGCCGAGGTGGTCCTGTGA
- a CDS encoding TolC family protein: MRSPPLLLLLSLALLAPPASAQSTAQATPSPAQSAPEAAPTPLTLAQTLARLGGSPGWRSADLQFRWAELALDSARARAGLNVTVGVDASAVKVPVRSGEPTLGATVTAQVAASVLPWSPALEAVRSAERDLARAGAERRAAQLSAAVNAVQAYYAARNAAANLALAGEQLALAERQLAVAQAQRTAGTLPPEGLLARQAALDDARAAQRQARANVDLAARSLANLLGGAVTLPADPAAFSPLPAAPGDPGPLDALVARALTGRPEVTRAQNDLSDARARVQAAGLDARLPDLTASVQYGELAGAQGTAGRVVGASLNAKTGVLAGQVSVPLRNAGERPTGLALGLSGSFPVIGGGKGTALASAEVGVQAATLALETTQQSVDLEVRQRYADLQSARDSVSSAQSGLTRAQAALTTAQARLGAGLVTELDVQSAQLGVAQAQLALDNAVVNAYLASLRLAQSTTDLDPTLLTPPTPAPEARP, encoded by the coding sequence ATGCGTTCCCCCCCCTTGTTGCTGCTCCTCTCGCTGGCGCTGCTCGCTCCCCCGGCATCGGCGCAGTCCACCGCACAGGCCACGCCGTCACCCGCCCAGTCGGCTCCCGAGGCGGCCCCCACTCCCCTCACCCTGGCCCAGACCCTGGCGAGATTGGGCGGGAGCCCCGGCTGGCGCAGCGCCGACCTCCAGTTCCGGTGGGCGGAGCTGGCACTCGACAGCGCGCGGGCGCGGGCCGGGCTGAACGTGACGGTGGGCGTGGACGCGAGCGCCGTGAAGGTTCCCGTGAGGAGCGGGGAGCCCACGCTGGGGGCGACGGTCACGGCACAGGTGGCGGCGAGCGTCCTGCCCTGGTCCCCGGCGCTGGAGGCGGTTCGCAGCGCCGAGCGCGACCTGGCCCGGGCGGGGGCGGAGCGGCGGGCGGCTCAGCTCAGCGCCGCCGTGAACGCCGTCCAGGCGTACTACGCGGCCCGGAACGCGGCGGCGAACCTCGCGCTGGCGGGGGAACAGCTCGCCCTGGCCGAGCGGCAACTCGCGGTGGCGCAGGCGCAGCGGACGGCGGGCACCCTGCCGCCCGAGGGGCTGCTCGCCCGCCAGGCGGCCCTCGACGACGCGCGGGCGGCGCAGCGGCAGGCGCGGGCGAACGTGGACCTCGCGGCGCGGTCGCTGGCGAACCTGCTGGGGGGCGCCGTGACCCTGCCCGCCGATCCCGCCGCCTTCAGCCCCCTGCCCGCGGCGCCCGGGGACCCGGGACCGCTGGACGCGCTGGTGGCCCGCGCCCTCACGGGTCGCCCTGAAGTCACCCGTGCCCAGAACGACCTCTCGGACGCGCGGGCGCGGGTGCAGGCGGCGGGGCTCGACGCCCGGCTCCCCGACCTCACCGCAAGCGTGCAGTACGGCGAACTCGCGGGGGCGCAGGGGACGGCGGGGCGCGTGGTCGGCGCGAGCCTGAACGCGAAGACGGGCGTGCTCGCCGGGCAGGTCAGCGTGCCGTTACGAAACGCTGGCGAGCGGCCAACCGGGCTGGCCCTGGGGCTGAGCGGCTCCTTCCCGGTCATCGGGGGCGGAAAGGGCACGGCCCTCGCCTCCGCCGAGGTGGGCGTGCAGGCGGCGACGCTCGCCCTGGAGACGACTCAGCAGAGCGTGGACCTGGAGGTGCGGCAGCGGTACGCCGACCTCCAGAGCGCCCGGGACTCCGTGAGCAGTGCCCAGAGTGGCCTGACCCGGGCACAGGCGGCGCTGACGACCGCGCAGGCCCGGCTGGGGGCGGGTCTCGTCACCGAACTCGACGTGCAATCCGCCCAGCTCGGTGTGGCCCAGGCGCAGCTCGCCCTCGACAACGCCGTGGTGAACGCTTACCTCGCCTCGCTCCGGCTGGCCCAGAGCACCACCGACCTCGACCCCACGCTCCTGACTCCCCCAACCCCCGCCCCGGAGGCCCGCCCATGA